AAGCAGTCCAGATACTTCACATATATGGAGTTAGCACATCTATTTCTAATCCCTAGCCAGATGGTCCCAGTTCCCTCCGACCTCCAGTTCCAGCCTGTGATTTGAAGGTCCAATTACATCACAAATGTGTGAATAAAACCTCAATTGGGTGGGGAGACACAGTAAATGCCTCACCCTAGAAACACATGTCTTAGAGAATATGGTACTAAACTCTGATAGACAAGGTCACATTTCATGGGGCACAGGTAGACGATCCTGATGCAGTGGTCCACACAGTGACTGAGCAATTGTCAAGACAGAGGGCAGATAGGGAAAAGCTGGATGCTAGCTGTTGGAAGGTAGGATTACCCACCAGTGTGGAATGGCCTATAGCATATGCTGATGGAGGGAAGTGGAACACAGGGCATACTTACGGTGCTCCCATCAGAGGCAGTGATgagaagtgtatgtgtgtaggttatacacacaaatacaaaagacTAGGCTATCAAGAAAATgactataaccccagtgctgtagggaacagagatgggaagatttctggggtttgctggccattagcctagctccaggttcaatgaaagaccctgtctcagggaataAGGAAGAGAGTGATAGACAGGACATTCAAGGTCCTCCAGTGGTCTCTATGTGTGCTCATATGCAGCtatacacaaatgtacatatacTCCACACCTACTCACATATATTCATACCCAAAAACCTTCaagaagaagctgggcatggtgataaatatctctaactccagctctggggaaactgaggcaggaggattaccataaGCTTGAGCccaacctggcctacatagcaagtttcaggctagctaGGGCTATATAACaatattgcattttaatttttttctcaattacAAGCTGAACATGGTAACTTACTCCTACACTCCTAGAACTGGGGAATCTGAGACAGAaagatttctatgaatttgaggcccaCCTGATCTATGGAgtcagagcctgtctcaaaaaacagcaataaaaaataattgtggaatatttgtttcaCTCTGCAAAGacgtgctgcatttgtttaactatgtaaagatgtaactatgtaaagatgcctgcctaaggcacctgattggtctaataaaaagctgaactgctgctgggtggtggtgtgaAAAAGGAACACAACCAAACACAAGATATGGTTATTGATGGCATATTATAAATGATAACGATGAGAACAACTCACACGGGCACCCCAAGCCACCAAGATCCCCGATGCCTCCAAGACCTGGTCTGAACCCCGAAAGAGGGCGAGCCCTTCTCCTCCTTGccctttatcctacccctctacatATCTGTGACTACGCCCAAATGGGCGGGGTcagtggtacaggtatccagggtctctccctacaactccccctttagtctaaaaaGGATTTAAGCTTGAAACATAATTAAATTGTGTACAAAATGTCTTAACATATGTAAGAGCTACATCATTGTAAGAAGACTTTACACAGTAAGACGATTTGTGACATACAAATTATACATAAGTTACATCATACAAGGATCTATAACAGTGTAAGTTGTCTATAGTTAATAATCACTAAGGtgaatcacaagaagatataataatctacctaTATCTCATCCTAACCATATCTATTCTatctaaactctaaagtcatctgaaagaaatgtccaagcctgaacacctccttccaaacccaaccctaaacaatagaaaactaaccctaactagatgtacattatccttagtatcaacagtggggaaagggggcatagtattctcagttacttcctgctgaaatgggacaatgagaGCCTCATggagtcctgtaggaagaaaatgttagagtagtgcAAGTCTTGAGTGGACTAGCTACAACACTTGTACCCAGTCTGGGTTTGGAAGGAGATGTTTGATTGAAgttcttgattgaagttcttatcttgattgaagtccttgttttgactgaagttcttatctgaagctctggccagagcgTAAAAGCTCtgaagcaaaatgtagatgaatagaaacaggttaaattaagttaaggAGCTAGAGGgacaagctaagctaaggcctagcattcataattaataataagtctctgtgtctttatttgggagctggttggtatcctaaagaaaattccaactacaaatctcagcacttcggaggctgaggcaggaaaacaaaaacaaacaaacaaaaagctgagcAGTTTAAACATATAAAAGCATGTTCACCAGGAAGATGGCAGGAGTGGTTTACAGACTCCAATCCCCTTGAGGTGTCAGCAAGGGCTTTCCCCGCTGCCAACCACTGCCTTTCCTCATCGATCCCGGCTTGTGCTCTGTGGACTGAGCAAACCTTCCTGTCCCTCCATCCCCTCATCCAATCCACTCTTCCATCTTTGCAGACTTAATGGGAGTTATGAGGCCCTGAAGGGGGGCAGCACTATAGAGGCCATGGAAGACTTCACTGGGGGTGTGGCTGAGACCTTCCAAATCCGAGACGCGCCAGAGGACTTGTATGGTATTCTGGAAAAGGCCTTGAAGAGGGGTTCCTTGCTGGGATGCTCCATAGATGTAAGTGGCTGGCTGGCCATCTGAGTACCAACATATAGAAGTGGCAACCAAGAAGGGACTTGAGTATCTGGAAGGTGGCCATCTTTAATTAAAACACAagttggtagaacacttgcctggctGGCAGGcagccctgccccccccccccagcactatataaacaggctggtgaaacataCTTGTaactcccagcattcaggagatggtggcaggagggtcagaaatcCAAAGTCATCTTCCACTACATGACCTGAGGACAGGCTGGGATgcatgaaactgtctcaaacaaacaagcaaacgcAAGGCTTTATTTAATGCTTGTTGGGTTGCAAAGGCAAATATACCTGCTGCCAAGTAGAGCATCCCATGAGGTCTAAAAGCACAGTTGTCTGTCTCTCCTATAATGTCCAGGGCTGCTCCCCCAGCACCATAccaaccaggctgtcctccacaCCAATTCTTCCATGCAACTGCACATCAGCAGTGGGAGGCTGAATTCATCCCATTGAAGGGAACCCTCAGGTGTGCTTTTCTTAAATGTGTTCCTTTTACTTTCTACACCATGAAAAAACAAAGCCACCAGATAGAAGGCTAacagcattttcctctatgtaTAGGGTACCTATACAGGTATAATTTTATACCTTCTGTTTTTGAAATGTATCCGACTTTTTCCCCTTTGGATTAACTATAAAATAGCTCTAATTTTGTGAACAAATTATTTACTTCTCCTGCAAGTCCATGCTTTGTGATAAAATCACACATCACCAGGATAGGCCTCCCCTCTGCATGACTGAGGATGCCATTCACTAATCTATTACTGGGGTGGCTACTGCCCGTTTGGGGACAGAAAAGTAAACTCATTTCAATGGAAGGGGTTCCTCCCCTCACCCTGGGAAGGGATTGGTCTTGTTGTGTATCACTGATGAACCTATTAGGAGGTCCTGCACTCCCAACTTCTAAGGCCTACACACATAGCTGCCCTTGAGGAACTGAGGGCTGGGATGTGTGAGCTAGGCATAGGGCTGGGCCAGGGGAAGGGCTGGCTTAAAGGATAGATCTGACTCTGGTCTTCCTCTGTTCTAGATCCAGAATGCCTCTGAATCTGAAGCCCGCACACCTTTTGGTCTCATTAAGGGCCATGCCTACACTGTGACTGGGCTTGACCAGGTAGTAGTGGGGCCCACTGCAGGGGACTGAGGTCGGGGAACAGAACAACCCAGGTCTTTAGATATTATGTGCAGCAGAGAACAAACCACCTAACACAGGTCGGCTGGGAGGAGAAACAGCAGACAGGACCCAGAGAGGAGGCAGGTGATCCATGCACCAAACTCACCTTTTGAGAATTGCAGCTGGTCTACCttagattttctgtttttttgtttatttgtttgtttttcaagacagagttcctctgtgtaacagccttggctgtcctggaactcgctcagttcTAGGAAGTGGCTGTCTTAGAGGAGAGGGTCTTGGACAtatggagaagagaggagagaataggTTAAGGCAGAAGACAAGAAACTAGAAGCTCCAACCTCCAAGTCAAGTCCAGCAAAGCCCCAGGGGCCTCCTTTGCACCAATTCCCCTCTGGATGGGTGTCCAGCCTTGTCTGTAGAGGACATGGCACTGGCAGCCTCTTCTCTCTGCAGTGTTTTGAGTAGTACATCATAAATGTTCTAGGAGCAGAGTGTGGAAGAGAACACTTAAACACCCCAATACACTGCAGCCCATGTGTAATATGGGGGTGGACTCTTGGCTTCTTCAGGATGTTAGTCACTGGAGTTTGTCTGTTcctgtcttagtgagggtttctgttgttgtgaggagacaccatgaccacagcaactcttataaagaaaacatttagttggggcttgcttacagtttcagaagtttatccctttatcatcatggcatcatgcatgcagacatggtgctggaggaagagctgagagttctacatcttgatctgcaggcgaTAGGAAGCAAACTGAGACTGGGCACAGAGCTTGAGCATAGGAGGCCTTAAagcctcacagtgacacacttcctccagcaagtccacacctactccagcaaagcctcacatcctaatagtgacactccctacgggggtcattttctttcaaaccaccacagttcccATCACACATGCTGAGACACCTGCTCACTTGAGTAGGCAGGTGGATTTTAAGTCAAATCTTCCAGAAATTCCCAACCTAGTGACTTCTCTTTACTCTGAGCTGCATTCTGTCTATAGACAAGGTACTTACTCAATTCTGAATTTGAAATTTCTTATAAGAGTTGGCTTGTATGATTACAGAGCTGTGGGCTCCTAAACTCTGAGgcttgaattgttttgttttgccttgtctGAGATAGAAATTCATGTaccctagggtggccttgaacttgttacacagtcaaggctggccttgaacttttgatccccTGTTTCTACCACTCAAGTGCTGAAACTAtgagactacaggtgtgtgccaccacacctggtttatatggtgctggggatcaaactcagggcttcatgcacgcTAGGCAAGCTTTACTACCTGAGTCACATCTCCAGCTTATTTGAATTGATGTCACATCTCAAAATACAACTCTCATTCAGCATGTGACAATAAACTGATAGCTAAGATTTCTGGTTGGTTGACACCTCCTAACCTCTAAATCCTTTCTCAGAGTCTCCATTTCCTACCAAGACCTTCCTACTTGCCTTCTACTGGCTCAGGCTTGCCCACACCAACACCAAGAGTCTTCTTCTCTTGACCATAGTTGGAGAAGGCTGAATGTGAAGTGCAGAATTCTtcatttgttgttgctgcttaaACTTCTAGCATGTAAGGTTATAGTGTAATTAAACTCAAAGCACATAGGATTACAGTCTAATTGAACACTGGGAGCACGTAGTAACTCCATGAACTTCTGAGGACTGTTATGCATCATTCATTGGGCAGATGCTAAAGAGGTATATGTATGGGTCCTGGAAACTTTGGGGACCATAACCTAATGGAAAACTCATTCATGTGGAGATGGACCACTTTCCTATTAACTAGATTTACTTCCCAGATGTGGCATGACCATTGTACAAAGGATGGTTCAGtattcttttcagaaagaaagtTTTAAGGGCTCATTAAGAAttgatggctccgtggttaagagcactagctgctcttccagaggacccaggctcaattccttgcacccacatggtagctcacaactgtctgtaactccagttccagaggatccaacatccacacacagacatacatgccatacatgcaggcaaaataccaatgcacatgaaataaaaataaacaaatcattttaaaaagtttaaagaaaaaaaaagaaaaatgctagtacatatttaaacaaaagtGAAATCCACCTtcccagtggtggcacacacctttagtcccagaactcaggagacaaaggcatgTGGATCTCCGAGTTTAAGATCAGCATTCAAGACCAGCccgatctacagagtaagttctaggacagccagggctacacagagaaaccctgactcaaaacaaacaaacaaaaagaatggatgagtcagggccagtgaaatggcttagGAAGTATAAAAGTATGTGCCATACAAACATAACAAGTTGAGAAGTTGAGTTCAACTGCCAGCttccatggtggaagaagaaaatcaactcTCAGGTGTTCTCCTCTGAGCTTCACATAGGCACTGTGATATTCCTGTGctgacacacacaccaagaataaaataaaatggaaaacaaatggaTGCATCCTCTGGGGGGTAGCATTGCATATCAGCAGCCCTAgcaccctgtaactccagcaatGAGAGGATGatgccagcctgagttacacagcAAGACTGAGATGGGTACACGGCAAGACTGGGTACATAgcgagactgtctcaaaacaaaattaatttctcaCCAGGGCTGGTGGAGTAGgcttataatcctagtacttaggagCTGAGAGAGGGGTATGGAAAATCTGAGGTCAGTATGTAGTGAAAGCCACCCCAGAAAAAGCAAAGAGTGGGCACAAACACAAGTTTGTGCAGCACATCTTCAGTGTTTTTCCCTCAGGAGCTTGAATAATGCAGTCATACATAAAGAAGGACCCAGGTCTCATGGATGGCTAAAGCCAACTTCAGGCTCAGTGCACCATGTTtccttgacatttttcctttgaggTTAACTTCCAAGGCCGGAAAATCAAGCTCATCAGAGTCCGAAATCCATGGGGCCAGGTGGAGTGGAACGGACGGTGGAGCGACAGGTGAGTCCCTtctctgtagccaggctggcctatgCAGACCTGTGAGAGActggcttgtcctggaactccctgtttCTTCCCTTCAAGCCTTACTTAGAATACCTATGTTAAACTTGAGCCTGGGTAAACAACTCTCAGGATAGCTCTTTCAATGCCACGTAATCATATTTGCAGATAGTTACTGCCATTGAGGTGTCAGGATGGACTTTGACTCCAGTTACGAGCaactgtgtgtgcgtgcatgtgtgggtgggtgggtgagtatGAGTATTTTGAGTCTGGGAATCCCTTAAACACTGCCAAACAGGTCAGGTCACTCTAAGGCTGTTTCTGGTGGTCATTGATCACTGGCTAAAGCCCATGGTCCAACAGAGCAACGGAAGTAGAACAGGAAATTGGCCCATTACTAGACTGTAATAATTTGGAAAGGCCAGCTTTCCAGGCTGTCCCCACCTGTCCCTTGGACAGTGATACAGGTGACTGGGAAGTGGGAAGCTGCAGCCTCTCCACACCCCTGCAAGGCTCTTGTCCTGCTGGTTCACATTTGCCCTTCTCAGATCTCAAGGAGAAGGAGCCTGTCTAGGAAGGATTAAGACAAGGACAGCAATGGAAGAGCAAGATTTGCCTCCCTCTGCTGGTGAAAATGGGAAGAACTGAGTGAACCCTAAATCAATAAGACTGACATTAAAACTAgaattagccaggcattggtgacacatgcctttaatcccagcattcgggaggcagaggcaggcgcatctccgtgagttcaaggccaacctccaaagcaatacagagaaatcctgtcttgaaaaaaacaaagccaaaccaaaacaaaactagaattaATATGAGAGCTACCATGTTGTAGCCCTTTATACCTTACGTCTACAGAAGCAGACTATAAAAGGAAGCTGCCGTTTTCCCCTTCTGAAACTTGGGCTGAAGGAGAAACAAATATAGTGAGTGCAGGTTGAGATGGACAGAGGCTGTCTACCTACAAAGCTTCCAGGGGCTGTAGTCATTCTAGACCCTTGACATCCATCACTACCCATCAAAGGCATTGCTTAGCTGCCCATCATTGGATGTGATCCATTTGGAAGAAAATGACTCAGTGAGTCATCAAAGACCCTTAGTTCTCTCTTCTCTACTGCTGGGGCCCTCCCTGGATGCCATGAGCCCTGCCTAGCTGAACACAAAATAGACCTGCACACAGTCACAGCACCACAGCAGAAGTGATGAGATTTAAATGACAATTAACCCTCTTTACCAGAGGTTTCACCATCCACAGTTTCAATTAAATATGGCCAACTGAGAtctgaaaatatggaaaattttATCATATGGAAAATCCTAGAGGTAAGCATTAGCTGTCTAGAATGATATTAACTGTCATGTAATTCCTAGTGGTGTGACGAATTCCTCACCATATATGCCACAGTGTTGTGGTCGATTGCAGTGTGTGTTCAAGTAACCTTATTCTACTTAATGATAACCCCAAGTGTAAGAGTAATAACACTGGCCACCTAGACAGGTCAAAGAAATCAGAAAACGCACCCTTCACATGAAAATGTAAAAGTGCTCAGCttaatttaggaaagaaaaacattgtatgTTGGGGTCTCTAAGATCTACAAGATAATTAGAGTAatagatgatggatgggtggatggatgggtaggtagATGTCAGCTGCATAGATGGTGAATGGAttgatggatagatgaatggattgATGGATAGGTgctggatgaatggatgatggaTAAACGTATGCGTAGataatggatggatgatggatggatggatatattaATGTATGGATGCATAGATGGTAGATGGATGTATAGATCATGAGCAGACTGATAGATGATGGGTTAAATGTTTGTATTGCTGACAGATGGatgtgtgggtggatggatgaatagtTAGATGATGGATTGGTAGATGAGAGATGATGGGCTGACAGGTGTAAATGGGAATAGGTGGATAGGTAGACAAATTaatggatgaatagatagatgatggTTGAAGAATGAGTGTATAGATGATGGAAGAATAGAAAATAGGTAGATgattagatagatgatggatTAATGGATGGGTACCTGATGGATTGGTGGGTGATGTGCAAATGTATGGATggacatgataaataaatgatatagATGGAtgagacagatgatagataatagattgGAAAGTAGATAGATACTAGATTACACATTCACACAACTTTTAACACACTGTATTGTTCTGATTGTCCTGCTTAGTATTAGACGTTGCTGCTAAACTCTTCCTGTGTCTATTTATAAACCAAATTTCACCATCTGTGTATATATAAGAAAACATGTATAGGACTCTGTTCTCATGGATTTAGTATCCCCTGTGGATCCTGGAACCTACCCAGGGCTAGGGAGACTGCTGGGTTAGAAGGCAATAAGGAaatcacaacacacacagcaccaAGACTAGCGTGTCAAGCTTGAGCCTGCAAGGGTGTCAGCATTTCTCCTCCATAGTTCTTCCtgagagtgagttctaggtctaCTTGAACCTTCAGGTTGGGGCCTGAGGTTGAACTCACCCACAGCAGACCCTTCCTGAGCTCCTGGTAACATAAATGAGGCACTTAGTATTTCAAATGGCAACCTCAAGGGTTAGAAGCACTATCCAAGTATCAATTTATAAACCTGAAGGGCTTTGGTCTGCTGCAGGCCACAGGCAGGCTGTAAGTTAGGGACATGCACAACCTGTGACCTCAACCTGGGCTGCTGTGTTCAGTTCCTTGTGATCGTTCCATGATGACCTATGAAGGGACTGTCTACCAACAACACTTGGAAGTTCACTTTCTAGACACCATCATGCTGGAGTCATCTGTGAGCTAGCCTCATGTCCCTGGGTCCAGTGAGACTCACTAACCAGGATATGATCCCTACATTATGCATATCTGGTTTGGTGTGGCTCCAGGGAGGTGGCCCTGCTCCCAGGCTGAATTGTGACTCTGATCTTCCAGCTCTCTCGAGTGGCGCTCTGTGAACCTGGAAGAGCAGAAGCGCCTGGGTCACTCTGCTCTCGACGATGGGGAGTTTTGGTAATGTCATCCTTTGCATTTTTGCTTGCAGTCAGGGCTCTGGTATCCAACAACCACTCTCCTTTATCCCTTTGCTTCCtcatccccttctctcttccctctctctttctccctgtctccctccttcgGGGAGAGACCCCGGTGTCTCCCCTCCCCAGGAAGAGGGTTAACTGTACAGACAGCTGGTGCCATCGCAATGATGTTCTGATGATACCCGCCCCCCATCTCAGGATGGCATTCGAGGACTTCAAGACCCATTTTGACAAAGTAGAGATCTGTAACCTCACACCAGATGCCCTGGAGGACAATGCCCTCCACAGGTGGGAGGTGACCGTCCACCAAGGAAGCTGGGTCCGTGGCTCCACAGCTGGCGGCTGCCGCAACTTCCTGAGTAGGTggcctctctgtccttctgtctcctATTCCCATATCCAATCTATCTGGGGACATGGAAGGGACAGTCTGTGTGGAGCTGGACAGCAAGCTCAGGGGATGACAGCTGAACCTTAGGCAGGAAGCTGGCAAGAGACACTCAGGGAAATGCACTGTTGTAAGGTTCAGGTGACGAAACTACAAGTCACACCAGGTTAGTGAGGGGAAAGGATCTACTGCCTAACGTGGATATGGGGCAGGCATCAGAGCCTTTAAGGGCTGTGAGGGTAATGGATGAAAAGGTGGAGGAAGTGGAAGCCAGGAGTTTGGAGTATTTCTAAGTATAAAGAAAGTAGGGCGAGAGGGCTaatgggaacagagagagaagagaccacTTATTCAGGATTAGAAACAAGCAGCGAGGGTACAGTAGAGAgtgtatgtgttcttttaatGCGGGTCtcgtaattttttttctttgtgttaatattatgtgtgctcacatgtgtaaGCCCATGtgtcaggtttttatttttattttgtaattttttctggGTGTTCCTGTGAGTTTAAAAACAAGAGACAACCTTGGCTGTCACTCCTCAAAGTCACCAccttgtttttgatacagggtctcttactggccaGCTCAttaagtaggctaggctggctggccagtgagcaccaGGAATCTGCCTGATTCCACATCCCCAGCACTAAATGCATGCACTATACCTGTCTGGTGTTTTCATTTATcacatttggggtgtgtgtgtgtgtgtgtgtgtgtgtgtgtgtgtgtgtgtgtgtgtgtgtgtgtgtgtgtgcattccatgGTACACccatggaggttagaggacagcttcTGGGAGTTGGCTTTCTCCCTTTATCTTGTGGGTCTCAGGTCATCAGCTTTGACAGAAGAtgcctttatcagctgagccatcctactgagattttgtttgttgtttattttgtttttggtgtgtgggAGGATAGGTTCtggggaattgaattcaggtgcCTGCCCAGCAAGCACCTTGTTATCTGAGctatgattttgtatttttaaggaaGGGATAGTAATCTACCCCCTTTCAAATGCAGACACCTTCTGGACCAACCCACAGATAAAGCTGTCCTTAACTGAGAAGGACGAGGGCCAGGATGGCTGCACATTTCTAGCAGCCTTGATGCAGAAAGACCGCAGGAAGCTCAAGAGGTTTGGTGCCAACATGCTGACCATTGGCTATGCCATTTACCAGGTAGGGGCCAGCTGCTCTCAGTGTCCCTGCAAGGGCTTTGAGTCCCCTGTGCTTCTGGACTCTGTGCCATGATGGATAGATAGCCAATTCTCCAACTCAGGATGAAGATCAGAGCCATGTCTCCCTGATCACCTCTCCTCCCCTTGCAGTGCCCGGACAAAGACCAGGACAAGGATGGACACCTGAGCAGGGACTTTTTCAGGTACAATGCCTCCCTGGCACGAAGCAAGACATTCATCAACTTGAGAGAAGTCTCAGGCCGCTTCCAGCTGCCCCCGGGAGACTATGTCCTCATCCCTAGCACCTTTGAGCCACACCAGGAAGCTGACTTCTGCCTGAGAATCTTCTCTGAGAAGAGAGCAGTTACTCGGTGAGGAGCAGGGGGTTGGAGAGCCCTCCCTCAGTGTGCGCTGTACTTCTGGACCACCAGGGAGACGTCTGTCTAGCAGAGCTAGATCTGCATCCTCCTCTCCTGTCACCTGCTCAGGAAGTGATGGGTACAAAGAACTCCCCTAGCTACAGGTCCCTTCTCCTGACACCAGTGACAACTCACTTGCTCCTGGAGTCATGCTTACCAGGCCTTTGGGGTATAGTCATTTGTTTCTCAGCCCCAATTTCCAAGAAACTTCTAGAATGGGGGAAGGGTCTCATTTAAGGATACTAAGTATGTTTATGCACATGATGGTGAAAGTGACTACTGGAAGTTTCCAGAATCACACAGTTTTTCAGCTCCAGTCTAAACACCCACCAGTGAGTGTGAACCATTTCACACTGCCACCTCGTGCCCTGGCTGTGCTCAGGAGTCTTAAAAGTAGTCTTTCAAATTAGTTCCTCCTGTTGCTAACATTTTTCATTGCGGTCATTCACCATTAGTGACTGTGTTTGTGGCATAGGGGGAAATATAAGAACTCACTTCCTAAACTAGGGAATACCATCACAATGATTCTCAACCCATGGGGCACAACCCCTAGGGGCTGAATGACCATTTCACTGtggtcacatattagatatcctgcatatccaatatttacattacagttca
The DNA window shown above is from Cricetulus griseus strain 17A/GY chromosome 3, alternate assembly CriGri-PICRH-1.0, whole genome shotgun sequence and carries:
- the Capn9 gene encoding calpain-9 isoform X4, which gives rise to MPYLHQSLRPQPHPVPRDARTIHSSGRSFEELRQDCLQSSTLFEDADFPASNNSLFYSERPQVPFVWKRPGFWQHSEWLDVVIDDRLPTFRDRLVFLHSADHNEFWSALLEKAYAKLNGSYEALKGGSTIEAMEDFTGGVAETFQIRDAPEDLYGILEKALKRGSLLGCSIDIQNASESEARTPFGLIKGHAYTVTGLDQVNFQGRKIKLIRVRNPWGQVEWNGRWSDSSLEWRSVNLEEQKRLGHSALDDGEFWMAFEDFKTHFDKVEICNLTPDALEDNALHRWEVTVHQGSWVRGSTAGGCRNFLNTFWTNPQIKLSLTEKDEGQDGCTFLAALMQKDRRKLKRFGANMLTIGYAIYQCPDKDQDKDGHLSRDFFRYNASLARSKTFINLREVSGRFQLPPGDYVLIPSTFEPHQEADFCLRIFSEKRAVTRDLDENTDIDLPEPPKPTPQEEETEEERQFRALFQRIAGEDMEVTAEELEYVLNAVLQKSKSLKFKKLSLLSCKNIISLMDTSGNGKLEFEEFRVFWNKLKHWMSLFLQFDVDKSGTMSSYELRNSLKAAGFQLSGHLLQLIILRYADESLQLDFDDYLNCMVRLENASRVFQSLSVENKDFIHLNINEFIILTMNI